In the genome of Polaribacter atrinae, one region contains:
- a CDS encoding RagB/SusD family nutrient uptake outer membrane protein, translating into MKNNIKNIQILFAIGLLFTTVSCSEDYLDVDSKDRLEQDDTETVTPKEMVNGAYGMLTEWDYAFSYLGITEIISDNSDKGSSSTDTGADKDVLDALTFTSSAGSILSMWQNWYKSINRASIAIDYTENYGLTDENLKNRLVGEAKFLRALNYFWLVRSFGAVPLQNIDLVERQPVADVYAYIEADLLDAIEKLPLKSKYASEDLGRASKGAAQALLSKVYLYEKEWQKAYDMAENVINSGEYGLHPNYEELWRASTENGIESIFEVQGRGESIAHGVQQYSQTQGARGADGWGWGYNNPSETLVKAFEAEGDLIRMNASIIFEGETLWDGREVFEVENPRYNEKAYSSASTGSDDGDKNIRILRYAEILLIKAEAATYIGQDAATPLNLVRSRVNLPTISNPTVAQIWKERHLELAMEHDRWFDIVRTGQAKEAMAADGKTFVVGKHELFPIPYNQLIQTPGMTQNPGWE; encoded by the coding sequence ATGAAAAATAATATTAAAAATATACAGATTCTATTTGCTATAGGACTGCTTTTCACTACTGTTTCTTGTAGTGAAGATTATTTAGATGTTGATAGTAAAGATCGTTTAGAGCAAGACGATACTGAAACAGTAACGCCTAAAGAAATGGTAAATGGTGCCTACGGTATGTTAACCGAATGGGATTATGCTTTTTCTTATCTTGGAATCACAGAAATTATTTCTGACAATTCAGATAAAGGTAGTTCTTCTACCGATACTGGTGCTGATAAAGACGTATTAGATGCCTTAACCTTTACAAGTAGTGCAGGTTCAATTCTTTCTATGTGGCAAAATTGGTATAAATCTATAAACAGAGCATCTATTGCTATAGATTATACAGAAAATTATGGCCTAACAGATGAAAACTTAAAAAACAGATTAGTAGGTGAAGCGAAGTTTTTAAGAGCTTTAAATTATTTTTGGTTAGTAAGATCTTTTGGGGCTGTACCATTACAAAATATAGATTTAGTTGAAAGACAACCTGTAGCAGATGTATACGCTTATATAGAAGCAGATTTATTAGACGCTATAGAAAAACTACCTCTTAAAAGTAAGTATGCTTCAGAAGATTTAGGTCGTGCATCTAAGGGAGCTGCGCAAGCACTTTTATCTAAAGTTTACCTTTATGAAAAAGAGTGGCAAAAAGCATATGACATGGCAGAAAATGTTATTAATTCTGGAGAATATGGTTTACATCCAAATTATGAAGAATTATGGAGAGCTTCCACAGAAAACGGTATCGAATCTATTTTTGAAGTACAAGGTAGAGGAGAATCTATAGCTCATGGTGTGCAACAATACTCACAAACTCAAGGTGCAAGAGGTGCTGACGGTTGGGGATGGGGATATAACAACCCATCTGAAACACTTGTAAAAGCGTTCGAAGCAGAAGGAGATCTAATTAGAATGAATGCTTCTATTATTTTTGAAGGTGAAACACTATGGGATGGTCGTGAAGTTTTTGAAGTTGAGAACCCTAGGTATAATGAAAAAGCATATTCTAGTGCCTCTACAGGATCAGACGATGGCGATAAAAACATACGAATACTTCGTTATGCAGAAATTCTATTAATAAAAGCAGAAGCGGCAACATATATTGGTCAAGATGCGGCAACACCTCTTAATTTAGTAAGAAGCAGGGTAAACTTACCTACCATTAGCAACCCAACAGTAGCACAAATCTGGAAAGAAAGACACTTAGAATTAGCGATGGAACATGATCGTTGGTTTGATATTGTTAGAACAGGACAGGCAAAAGAAGCAATGGCTGCAGATGGTAAAACATTTGTTGTTGGTAAACACGAATTGTTTCCAATTCCTTACAATCAATTAATACAAACTCCAGGAATGACACAAAATCCAGGATGGGAGTAA
- a CDS encoding glucoamylase family protein has translation MRNFLLISILSLALFGCNKQKEETTTDIIVEDTLISDDALLDRIQEQTINYFWDGAEPNSGLALERIHMDNSSYDSPNNTVTTGGSGFGLMAILVGIERGFITKEAALLRFQKIVDFLDKADRFHGAWPHWINGETGKVYPFSEKDNGGDLVETAFLIQGLLTVSEYFDGDTAAEKELVSKIDNLYRTVEWDWYTKNGEDVLYWHWSPEYGWDMNLPVQGYNECLIMYVLAAASPTHPINKSVYEQGWAKNGGIVSNKTYYDENIVLNYFYNDTDLVGPLFWAHYSYLGLDPRNLSDQYANYWTLTQNQAKIHYKYAVDNPLNFKGYGENLWGLTSSYSIDGYHGHRPGDDLGVISPTAALSSFPYTPKESMNVLRNIYMNHDNLVGKYGPYDAFSFEDNWYIEKYLAIDQGPIPVMIENYRTGLLWRLFMKNSDVQNGLDALGFTY, from the coding sequence ATGCGTAATTTTCTATTAATAAGTATACTATCACTAGCTCTATTTGGTTGTAATAAGCAAAAGGAAGAAACTACTACAGATATCATTGTAGAGGATACCTTAATTTCTGATGATGCACTTTTAGATCGTATTCAAGAGCAAACTATCAATTATTTTTGGGACGGAGCAGAACCTAATTCGGGTTTAGCACTCGAAAGAATTCATATGGATAATAGTTCTTATGATTCTCCTAATAATACAGTAACAACTGGAGGAAGTGGATTTGGGTTGATGGCTATTTTAGTAGGGATCGAAAGAGGATTTATAACTAAAGAAGCAGCTCTTTTACGATTTCAAAAAATAGTAGATTTTTTAGACAAGGCAGATCGTTTTCATGGTGCTTGGCCACATTGGATTAATGGAGAAACAGGAAAAGTATATCCTTTTAGCGAAAAAGATAATGGTGGAGATTTAGTTGAAACAGCTTTTTTAATACAAGGTTTATTAACTGTTTCTGAATATTTTGATGGAGATACAGCTGCAGAAAAAGAACTGGTTTCTAAAATCGACAACCTATACAGAACGGTAGAATGGGATTGGTATACCAAAAACGGAGAAGATGTTTTGTACTGGCATTGGTCGCCAGAATATGGTTGGGATATGAATTTACCTGTTCAAGGATATAATGAATGTTTAATTATGTATGTGCTTGCTGCTGCATCTCCTACACATCCTATTAATAAATCGGTTTACGAACAAGGATGGGCAAAAAATGGAGGTATTGTTTCTAATAAGACATATTATGATGAAAACATCGTTTTAAACTATTTTTATAATGACACAGATTTGGTTGGACCTTTATTTTGGGCACATTACTCCTACTTAGGTTTAGATCCTAGAAATTTATCAGATCAATATGCTAATTATTGGACACTAACACAAAATCAAGCTAAAATTCATTACAAATACGCAGTAGATAATCCACTAAACTTTAAAGGATACGGAGAAAACCTTTGGGGTTTAACTTCTAGCTATTCCATAGACGGTTATCATGGACATAGACCAGGTGATGATCTTGGTGTAATTTCACCAACTGCAGCATTGTCATCATTTCCATATACACCAAAAGAAAGCATGAATGTTTTAAGGAATATTTATATGAATCACGATAATCTAGTTGGTAAATATGGTCCGTATGATGCTTTTAGTTTTGAAGATAATTGGTACATAGAAAAATATCTAGCAATAGATCAAGGTCCTATTCCTGTAATGATAGAAAACTACAGAACAGGTTTATTATGGCGCTTATTTATGAAAAATAGTGATGTACAAAATGGTTTAGATGCACTTGGGTTTACCTATTAA
- a CDS encoding prolyl oligopeptidase family serine peptidase has protein sequence MKLKTFITTLFLVFVMSFLMSAQQLKKSEDLFLNKMHIVQKDTLQFRMLLPKDFSEDKSYPVVLFLHGAGERGGDNEKQLANGSDLFLNETTRNSFPAIVIFPQCPENDYWAKLKADRTTKPITFNYKYKKPPTKAMALVMDLMDEMAEKPYVKTNQIYVMGLSMGGMGTFEIIYRKPDMFAAAIPICGGGNPKSVSSYAKSIPLWVFHGAKDDVVDPNLSVYMVSEILKNGGFPRFTLYDFANHNSWDPALAEPKLLTWLFSNSK, from the coding sequence ATGAAGTTAAAAACATTTATAACAACACTCTTTTTAGTTTTTGTAATGTCTTTTTTAATGAGCGCACAGCAATTAAAAAAGTCTGAAGATTTATTTCTAAACAAAATGCATATTGTTCAGAAAGACACGCTACAATTTAGAATGTTATTACCTAAAGATTTTTCTGAAGACAAATCTTATCCGGTAGTATTATTTTTACACGGTGCAGGTGAACGCGGTGGCGATAATGAAAAACAATTGGCAAATGGAAGCGATTTATTTTTAAATGAAACCACAAGAAACTCTTTTCCTGCAATAGTAATTTTTCCACAATGTCCAGAAAATGATTATTGGGCAAAATTAAAAGCAGATCGTACCACAAAACCAATTACGTTTAATTACAAATACAAAAAGCCTCCTACTAAAGCAATGGCTTTGGTTATGGATTTGATGGATGAAATGGCAGAAAAGCCATATGTAAAAACCAATCAAATATACGTTATGGGCTTATCTATGGGAGGTATGGGAACCTTCGAAATTATCTATAGAAAACCAGATATGTTTGCAGCTGCCATTCCAATTTGTGGCGGTGGAAATCCAAAATCTGTGTCATCCTATGCTAAATCCATTCCATTATGGGTTTTTCATGGTGCTAAAGATGATGTAGTAGACCCCAATTTATCCGTATACATGGTATCTGAAATTCTTAAAAATGGCGGATTCCCAAGATTTACACTCTATGATTTTGCAAATCACAATAGTTGGGATCCTGCTTTGGCAGAACCAAAA